A DNA window from Hordeum vulgare subsp. vulgare chromosome 1H, MorexV3_pseudomolecules_assembly, whole genome shotgun sequence contains the following coding sequences:
- the LOC123416377 gene encoding dof zinc finger protein 5-like — protein MRRHLSLASESTGHTLTDMVSHSHLEMGGAAGIKLFGKVITRQPTRQGTDGGGGGVPSKAQQAPSMSSSSSSSGRGSVEQLEEAARARAAAAEARLPCPRCRSEDTKFCYFNNYNVNQPRHFCRACHRYWTAGGAIRNVPVGSGRRKNRPVLHGASTVMSADNPLAGSASQGMVNGLGFHPDHGWSQVVPSPAYLGHGEMEQCWWLVHQYPAQGQVNGDVQLSPSSLRVNQYA, from the coding sequence ATGAGACGGCACCTCTCACTGGCATCAGAGAGCACCGGACACACACTGACCGACATGGTGTCTCACTCTCACCTCGAGATGGGCGGCGCGGCGGGGATCAAGCTCTTCGGCAAGGTCATCACGCGGCAACCGACACGCCAGGGTACagatggcggcggtggtggtgtgccATCCAAGGCACAGCAGGCGCCatccatgtcgtcgtcgtcgtcatcgtcggggCGCGGGAGCGTGGAGCAGCTGGAGGAGGCCGCGAGGGCGCGCGCCGCGGCTGCGGAGGCGCGGCTGCCGTGCCCGAGGTGCCGGAGCGAGGACACCAAGTTCTGCTACTTCAACAACTACAACGTCAACCAGCCGCGGCACTTCTGCCGAGCCTGCCACCGCTACTGGACGGCCGGCGGCGCCATCCGCAACGTGCCCGTCGGCTCCGGCCGCCGCAAGAACAGGCCGGTGCTGCACGGTGCCTCGACGGTGATGAGCGCCGACAACCCCTTGGCAGGATCAGCGTCTCAGGGGATGGTGAATGGGCTTGGCTTCCATCCCGATCATGGATGGTCTCAGGTCGTGCCGTCGCCGGCTTACCTCGGCCACGGAGAGATGGAGCAGTGCTGGTGGCTCGTTCATCAGTACCCAGCCCAAGGTCAGGTCAACGGGGACGTCCAACTAAGCCCTTCGTCTCTGCGGGTCAACCAATACGCATGA